From Pogoniulus pusillus isolate bPogPus1 chromosome 16, bPogPus1.pri, whole genome shotgun sequence, a single genomic window includes:
- the SPCS1 gene encoding signal peptidase complex subunit 1 isoform X1, producing the protein MKDYKGQKLAEQIFQGIILVSAIIGFIYGYITEQFGWTVYIVMAGFALSCLLTLPPWPMYRRNPLKWLPVQDSGTEEKKPGDRKPKRHNKS; encoded by the exons ATGAAG GACTACAAGGGCCAAAAATTAGCAGAACAGATTTTTCAAGGGATCATTCTCGTCTCTGCA ATTATTGGTTTTATCTATGGATACATCACTGAACAGTTTGGATGGACTGTTTATATAGTTATGGCTGGATTTGCTTTATCATGCTTg CTGACACTCCCTCCATGGCCCATGTACCGCCGCAACCCTCTGAAGTGGCTCCCTGTCCAGGATTCTGGAACAGAAGAGAAGAAGCCAGGTGATAGAAAGCCAAAGAGACACAATAAAAGCTAA
- the SPCS1 gene encoding signal peptidase complex subunit 1 isoform X2 translates to MLNIFRSIPTQMDYKGQKLAEQIFQGIILVSAIIGFIYGYITEQFGWTVYIVMAGFALSCLLTLPPWPMYRRNPLKWLPVQDSGTEEKKPGDRKPKRHNKS, encoded by the exons ATGCTGAACATCTTCCGCTCCATTCCCACGCAGATG GACTACAAGGGCCAAAAATTAGCAGAACAGATTTTTCAAGGGATCATTCTCGTCTCTGCA ATTATTGGTTTTATCTATGGATACATCACTGAACAGTTTGGATGGACTGTTTATATAGTTATGGCTGGATTTGCTTTATCATGCTTg CTGACACTCCCTCCATGGCCCATGTACCGCCGCAACCCTCTGAAGTGGCTCCCTGTCCAGGATTCTGGAACAGAAGAGAAGAAGCCAGGTGATAGAAAGCCAAAGAGACACAATAAAAGCTAA
- the GLT8D1 gene encoding glycosyltransferase 8 domain-containing protein 1, with amino-acid sequence MTLRKVNISILIVAVVIFLLVLHHNFLGLSDFLKRELSDSNPVGLQPIDFIPAVPQRLADGRNDKEISVVIAASDERLGGAIAAMNSIYFHTRSNVVFYIVTLNDTVDHLRLWLSKTALKNLQYRILNFDPHVLEGKVQVDPQKPDTLKPLTFARFYLPTLVPHAEKAIYVDDDVIVQDDILELYNTPLKPGHAAAFSEDCDSTTNKVAVRGAGNQYNYIGFLDYKKETIRKLAMKANTCSFNPGVFVANLTEWKLQNITQQLEKWMALNVAEELYSRTLAGSITTPPLLIVFYKQHSSIDPMWNVRHLGSSAGKRYSPQFVKAAKLLHWNGHLKPWGRTASYAEVWEKWYVPDPTGKFSLIRRHSEAYEAK; translated from the exons atgACTTTAAGGAAAG tgAATATTTCCATCCTTATAGTGGCTGTTGTAATTTTTTTGCTGGTTCTTCATCATAACTTCTTAGGCCTCAGTGACTTCTTGAAACGGGAGTTGTCAG ATTCAAATCCAGTAGGACTTCAGCCTATAGATTTCATACCTGCAGTTCCCCAGAGACTGGCAGATGGGAGAAATGATAAAGAGATTTCTGTGGTCATCGCAGCATCAGATGAGAGGCTTGGGGGTGCCATTGCAGCCATGAACAGTATTTACTTTCACACCAGATCCAACGTGGTTTTCTATATTGTTACTTTGAATGATACTGTGGATCACTTGAG gctgtggctgagtAAGACTGCTCTGAAAAATTTGCAGTACCGAATTTTGAATTTTGACCCTCATGTCTTAGAAGGGAAGGTACAAGTGGATCCTCAAAAGCCAGACACCTTAAAACCA TTAACTTTTGCGAGATTCTACTTGCCCACTTTGGTACCTCATGCAGAGAAGGCCATCTATGTGGATGATGATGTCATAGTGCAAG ATGATATCCTTGAACTTTACAACACTCCACTGAAACCTGGACATGCAGCTGCATTTTCAGAGGACTGTGACTCAACCACTAATAAAGTTGCTGTCCGTGGAGCAGGCAATCAG TATAATTACATTGGGTTTCTAGATTACAAAAAAGAAACCATCCGAAAGCTTGCCATGAAAGCCAACACCTGCTCTTTCAATCCAGGAGTTTTTGTTGCTAATTTGACAGAGTGGAAATTACAGAACATCACTCAGCAGTTGGAGAAGTGGATGGCACTTAATGTAGC AGAGGAGCTTTACAGTAGGACTCTGGCTGGCAGCATCACAACTCCTCCACTGCTGATTGTATTTTACAAGCAACATTCCAGTATAGATCCCATGTGGAATGTCCGGCATCTCG GGTCTAGTGCTGGAAAAAGGTACTCTCCTCAGTTTGTGAAGGCTGCCAAGCTGCTCCACTGGAATGGACATTTAAAACCCTGGGGAAGAACAGCCTCGTATGCTGAAGTCTGGGAGAAGTGGTATGTCCCTGACCCTACTGGCAAGTTCAGTCTGATTCGCAGACATTCAGAAGCCTATGAAGCAAAGTAG